In one window of Azoarcus olearius DNA:
- the gyrB gene encoding DNA topoisomerase (ATP-hydrolyzing) subunit B encodes MSEPQNTPAPSGNDYDESSIQQLEGLEAVRKRPGMYIGDTSDGTGLHHMVFEVVDNAIDEALAGHCDDIVITIHADNSISVTDNGRGIPVGVKMDDKHEPKRSAAEIVMCVLHAGGKFNQNSYKVSGGLHGVGVSCVNALSKWLRLTIRRDGKKHFMEFHRGAPQDRVIDVVDGVEVSPLKVLGETSKRGTEVHYLADEEIFGTVEYHYEILAKRLRELSFLNNGVKIRLVDQRTGKEEDFAFAGGVRGFVEYINRTKAVLHPSVFYAAGTTRIPTGAGEAELSVEVAMQWNDSYAEQVLCYTNNIPQADGGTHLTGLRTAMTRVINKYIEENEIAKKAKVDITGDDMREGLACVLSVKMPDPKFASQTKMKLVSSEARPAVEEVVAAKLTDFLLENPIDAKTICNKIVEAARARDAARKAREMTRRKGVLDGVGLPGKLADCQEKDPALSELYLVEGDSAGGSAKQGRDRKFQAILPLKGKILNVEKARFDKLLQSQEIATLITALGTSIGKDDYKPEKLRYHRIILMTDADVDGAHIRTLLLTFFYRQMPELVERGHIYIAQPPLYKIKHGKTELYIKDDHELNGHLLKLALDGAVLVPREGADAITDDALGGLARSYLLAEAVIKRLASYIDPEVLQAMLAHDLEISLDDEAAARASADRIQPHLPEGLRIYAEYHEETEAWRLTIERLHHGNLKFGWVETAFLVSGDYRSIRTAAASIAGLIGPGAEIRRGEKRQTVTRFADAITWLLAEVERGLSKQRYKGLGEMNPEQLWETTMDPAVRRLLRVQIDDAIAADEIFTTLMGDNVEPRRAFIESNALYAQNIDV; translated from the coding sequence ATGTCCGAACCGCAAAACACGCCCGCCCCCTCCGGCAACGACTACGACGAATCCAGCATCCAGCAGCTCGAAGGCCTGGAAGCGGTGAGGAAGCGGCCGGGCATGTACATCGGCGACACCTCCGACGGCACCGGCCTGCACCACATGGTGTTCGAGGTCGTCGACAACGCCATCGACGAGGCGCTGGCCGGCCACTGCGACGACATCGTCATCACCATCCACGCCGACAACTCCATCTCCGTCACCGACAACGGCCGCGGCATCCCGGTCGGCGTCAAGATGGACGACAAGCACGAGCCCAAGCGCTCCGCGGCCGAAATCGTCATGTGCGTGCTGCACGCCGGCGGCAAGTTCAACCAGAACAGCTACAAGGTTTCGGGCGGCCTGCACGGCGTCGGCGTGTCCTGCGTCAACGCGCTGTCGAAGTGGCTGCGCCTCACCATCCGCCGCGACGGCAAGAAGCACTTCATGGAGTTCCACCGCGGCGCGCCGCAGGACCGCGTGATCGACGTGGTGGACGGCGTCGAAGTGAGCCCGCTGAAGGTGCTGGGCGAAACCAGCAAGCGTGGCACCGAGGTGCATTACCTCGCCGACGAGGAAATCTTCGGCACCGTCGAATACCACTACGAAATCCTCGCCAAGCGTCTGCGCGAACTGTCGTTCCTCAACAACGGCGTCAAGATCCGCCTGGTCGACCAGCGCACCGGCAAGGAAGAAGACTTCGCCTTCGCCGGCGGCGTGCGCGGCTTCGTCGAGTACATCAACCGCACCAAGGCGGTCCTGCATCCCAGCGTGTTCTACGCCGCCGGCACCACCCGCATCCCCACCGGCGCCGGCGAGGCCGAACTTTCGGTCGAAGTCGCCATGCAATGGAACGACTCCTACGCCGAACAGGTGCTCTGCTACACCAACAACATCCCGCAGGCCGACGGTGGCACCCACCTCACCGGCCTGCGCACCGCGATGACCCGCGTCATCAACAAGTACATCGAAGAAAACGAGATCGCCAAGAAGGCCAAGGTGGACATCACCGGCGACGACATGCGCGAAGGCCTCGCCTGCGTGCTGTCGGTGAAGATGCCGGACCCCAAGTTCGCCAGCCAGACCAAGATGAAGCTCGTCTCCAGCGAGGCGCGCCCGGCGGTGGAAGAAGTCGTCGCCGCCAAGCTCACCGACTTCCTGCTCGAAAACCCGATCGACGCCAAGACCATCTGCAACAAGATCGTCGAAGCCGCCCGCGCCCGCGACGCCGCCCGCAAGGCGCGCGAAATGACCCGCCGCAAGGGCGTGCTCGACGGCGTCGGCCTGCCCGGCAAGCTCGCCGACTGCCAGGAAAAAGACCCCGCGCTGTCCGAGCTCTACCTGGTCGAGGGTGACTCCGCAGGCGGCTCCGCCAAGCAGGGCCGCGACCGCAAGTTCCAGGCGATCCTGCCGCTCAAGGGCAAAATCCTCAACGTCGAGAAGGCCCGCTTCGACAAGCTGCTGCAGAGCCAGGAAATCGCCACCCTCATCACCGCGCTCGGCACCAGCATCGGCAAGGACGACTACAAGCCCGAAAAGCTGCGCTACCACCGCATCATCCTGATGACCGACGCCGACGTCGACGGCGCCCACATCCGCACCCTGCTGCTCACCTTCTTCTACCGTCAGATGCCGGAGCTGGTCGAGCGCGGCCACATCTACATCGCCCAGCCGCCGCTCTACAAGATCAAGCACGGCAAGACCGAGCTCTACATCAAGGACGACCACGAACTCAACGGCCACCTGCTCAAGCTCGCGCTCGACGGCGCCGTGCTGGTCCCGCGCGAAGGCGCCGACGCCATCACCGACGACGCGCTCGGCGGCCTCGCGCGCAGCTACCTGCTTGCCGAAGCGGTCATCAAGCGCCTGGCCAGCTACATCGACCCCGAAGTGCTGCAAGCCATGCTCGCGCACGACCTCGAGATCAGCCTGGACGACGAAGCCGCAGCCCGCGCATCGGCAGACCGCATCCAGCCCCACCTGCCGGAAGGCCTGCGCATCTACGCCGAATACCACGAAGAAACCGAAGCCTGGCGCCTCACCATCGAGCGCCTGCACCACGGCAACCTCAAGTTCGGCTGGGTCGAAACCGCCTTCCTCGTCTCTGGCGACTACCGCAGCATCCGCACCGCCGCCGCCTCCATCGCCGGCCTCATCGGCCCCGGCGCCGAAATCCGCCGCGGCGAAAAGCGCCAGACCGTCACCCGCTTCGCCGACGCCATCACCTGGCTGCTGGCCGAAGTGGAACGCGGCCTCAGCAAGCAGCGCTACAAAGGCCTCGGCGAGATGAACCCCGAGCAGCTGTGGGAAACCACCATGGACCCGGCGGTCCGCCGCCTGCTGCGGGTGCAGATCGACGACGCGATCGCCGCGGACGAAATCTTCACCACGCTGATGGGGGATAACGTGGAGCCGAGAAGGGCGTTCATCGAGAGCAATGCGCTGTATGCGCAGAACATCGACGTGTGA
- a CDS encoding type I restriction-modification system subunit M, with translation MAIKKSDLYSSLWASCDELRGGMDASQYKDYVLFMLFIKYISDKYADSNDFAPPVVIPKGASFKDMIALKGKSDIGDKINTQIIQPLIDANARLARSDFPDFNDPNKLGEGPAMVERLSNLVSIFQKPELDFSQNRAEHDDILGDAYEYLMRHFAQDSGKSKGQFYTPSEVSRVIAKVIGISPENTKAATTAYDPTCGSGSLLLKVAAEAGNKITLEGQEKDVTTAGLARMNMILHDFPTANILSGNTLAAPKFKDGEGLRNYDYVVANPPFSDKTWSTGLTPEDDLYQRFGWGVPPAKQGDYAYLLHIIRSMKANGKAACILPHGVLFRGNAEAVIRQQLVRSGILKGIIGLPANLFYGTGIPACILVLDKENAAARKGVFMIDAAKGYIKDGNKNRLREQDIHKIVDTFTRQIDSPRYARMVPFAEIADAKNDFNLNLPRYIDSSEPEDLQDIDAHLNGGIPERDIDAFAADWLQMPGLRTALFESAGRPGYARLKLPVGEIKAAILGHGEFIAFTNKANTLFSKWREAITPRLTGFGQNDHPKALIGTVSETLLAAFQAAPLLDPYDVYQHLMDYWAETMQDDAYLIASDGWVAKPTRIVETDKKGKQKDKGWACDLIPKPYLVVRYFAKEQAALDAKQAELEAVVGQIAELEEEHSGEDAAFAGFDKINAAQVKDRVKEIGNDPEAKDELAVLKQWLRLSEEESKLKKAVKELDAQLDQLAHDHYAKLSVPEIKTLVVDDKWLARLAADLQGELDRVGQTLTARIRELAERYATPLPQLVDEVALLSARVEEHLKLMGAAWE, from the coding sequence ATGGCAATCAAGAAATCCGACCTCTACTCCTCCCTCTGGGCCTCCTGCGATGAACTGCGTGGCGGCATGGATGCCAGCCAGTACAAGGACTACGTCCTGTTCATGCTGTTCATCAAGTACATCAGCGACAAGTACGCCGACAGCAACGACTTCGCCCCGCCCGTGGTTATTCCCAAGGGGGCCAGCTTCAAAGACATGATCGCCCTCAAGGGCAAAAGCGACATCGGCGACAAGATCAACACTCAGATCATCCAGCCACTGATCGATGCCAATGCCCGGCTGGCCCGCAGCGACTTCCCGGACTTCAACGACCCTAACAAGCTGGGCGAAGGTCCGGCCATGGTGGAGCGGTTGTCCAACCTGGTCAGCATCTTCCAGAAGCCAGAGCTGGACTTCTCCCAGAATCGCGCCGAGCACGACGACATCCTCGGCGACGCCTACGAGTACCTGATGCGCCACTTCGCGCAGGATTCCGGCAAGAGCAAGGGCCAGTTCTACACGCCATCCGAAGTTAGTCGCGTCATCGCCAAGGTGATCGGCATCTCACCCGAAAACACTAAGGCCGCCACCACGGCCTACGATCCGACCTGCGGCTCGGGTTCGCTGCTCCTCAAGGTCGCCGCCGAAGCCGGCAACAAGATCACCCTGGAAGGACAGGAAAAGGACGTCACTACCGCCGGTCTGGCGCGGATGAACATGATCCTGCACGACTTCCCCACCGCCAACATCCTCTCCGGCAACACGCTGGCGGCGCCAAAATTCAAAGATGGCGAGGGATTGCGCAACTACGACTACGTGGTCGCCAATCCACCCTTTTCCGACAAGACCTGGAGCACCGGCCTTACCCCGGAAGACGACCTCTACCAGCGCTTCGGCTGGGGCGTACCGCCGGCAAAGCAGGGCGACTACGCCTATCTGCTGCACATCATCCGCAGCATGAAAGCCAACGGCAAAGCCGCCTGCATCCTGCCCCACGGCGTGCTGTTCCGCGGCAATGCCGAGGCGGTCATCCGCCAGCAGTTGGTGCGCTCCGGCATCCTCAAGGGCATCATCGGTCTGCCTGCCAACTTGTTCTACGGCACGGGCATCCCCGCCTGCATCCTGGTGCTGGACAAGGAAAACGCCGCCGCTCGCAAAGGCGTGTTCATGATCGACGCCGCCAAGGGCTACATCAAGGACGGCAATAAGAACCGCCTGCGTGAGCAGGACATCCACAAGATCGTCGATACCTTCACCCGGCAGATCGACAGCCCGCGTTACGCCCGCATGGTGCCCTTCGCCGAGATCGCCGACGCCAAGAACGACTTTAACCTCAACCTGCCGCGCTACATCGACAGCAGCGAGCCGGAAGACCTGCAGGACATCGACGCCCACCTCAACGGTGGCATCCCGGAGCGCGACATCGACGCCTTCGCCGCCGACTGGCTGCAGATGCCCGGCCTACGCACTGCGCTGTTTGAATCGGCCGGCCGCCCCGGCTACGCACGCCTCAAGCTGCCGGTGGGCGAGATCAAGGCTGCCATCCTCGGCCACGGCGAATTCATCGCCTTCACCAACAAGGCGAACACCCTGTTCAGCAAATGGCGCGAAGCAATTACCCCGCGCCTCACCGGCTTCGGCCAGAACGACCACCCCAAGGCCCTGATCGGCACTGTCTCCGAAACCCTGCTCGCCGCCTTCCAGGCCGCGCCCCTACTCGATCCCTACGACGTTTATCAGCACCTGATGGACTACTGGGCGGAAACGATGCAGGACGACGCCTACCTGATCGCCTCTGATGGTTGGGTAGCCAAGCCAACACGCATCGTCGAAACCGACAAGAAGGGCAAACAGAAGGACAAGGGCTGGGCCTGCGACCTGATCCCCAAGCCCTATCTCGTCGTCCGTTACTTCGCCAAGGAACAGGCTGCACTCGACGCCAAGCAGGCCGAACTGGAAGCCGTCGTCGGTCAGATTGCCGAACTGGAAGAGGAACACAGCGGCGAGGATGCCGCCTTCGCCGGTTTCGACAAGATCAACGCTGCCCAGGTGAAGGACCGCGTCAAGGAGATTGGCAACGATCCCGAGGCAAAGGACGAGCTGGCGGTGCTGAAGCAATGGCTCAGGTTAAGCGAAGAGGAGAGCAAGCTCAAGAAAGCCGTCAAGGAATTGGACGCCCAGCTCGATCAGCTGGCCCATGACCACTATGCCAAGCTGAGCGTGCCGGAGATCAAGACCCTGGTGGTGGACGACAAATGGCTGGCCCGGTTGGCCGCTGACCTGCAAGGTGAGCTCGACCGCGTCGGCCAGACCCTGACCGCCCGCATCCGCGAACTGGCCGAGCGCTACGCCACGCCGTTGCCGCAACTGGTGGATGAAGTGGCCCTGCTGTCGGCCAGGGTGGAGGAACACCTCAAGCTCATGGGGGCGGCATGGGAGTGA
- the dnaN gene encoding DNA polymerase III subunit beta codes for MLLLNTTRDALLAPLQSVAGIVEKRHTLPILSNVLIEKRGDQLTLLATDIEIQIRTTTAGHIGGEDSSITVGARKLQDILRALSDSVDIVLTLEDKRLTVKAGKSRFQLQTLPAADYPRMNLPDGDAVRFSVPQRAFKRQLAQVSYSMAQQDIRYYLNGLLLIADGSELRMVATDGHRLAYAAGDLAVPVQARTEAILPRKTVLELARQLADTDDPLEIILAGNQAVFRFGSIELVTKLIDGKFPDYERVIPQNHPRMVTFDRQPLLASLQRAAILTNEKFRGVRMVLGEGALKIISSNTEQEEAQEELEIDYHDTPLDIGFNVTYLLDVLNNLSSEQVEWRFNDGNSSALVTLPGNDKFKYVVMPMRI; via the coding sequence ATGCTTCTGCTCAACACCACCCGCGACGCGCTCCTCGCCCCGCTGCAGTCGGTAGCCGGCATTGTCGAAAAGCGCCACACCCTGCCGATTCTCTCCAACGTGCTGATCGAGAAGCGCGGCGACCAGCTCACCTTGCTCGCCACCGACATCGAGATCCAGATCCGCACCACCACCGCCGGCCACATCGGCGGCGAGGATTCGTCGATCACGGTCGGCGCGCGCAAGCTGCAGGACATCCTGCGCGCACTGTCGGACAGCGTTGATATCGTGCTGACGCTCGAAGACAAGCGCCTCACCGTGAAGGCCGGCAAGAGCCGCTTCCAGCTGCAGACCCTGCCTGCCGCCGACTATCCGCGCATGAACCTGCCCGACGGCGACGCGGTGCGCTTCTCGGTGCCTCAGCGCGCCTTCAAGCGCCAGCTCGCGCAGGTCTCGTACTCGATGGCGCAGCAGGACATCCGCTACTACCTCAACGGCCTGCTGCTGATCGCCGACGGCTCCGAACTGCGCATGGTGGCCACCGACGGCCACCGCCTCGCCTACGCCGCGGGCGACCTCGCGGTGCCGGTGCAGGCGCGCACCGAAGCCATCCTGCCGCGCAAGACGGTGCTCGAGCTCGCCCGCCAGCTGGCCGACACCGACGATCCGCTGGAAATCATCCTCGCCGGCAACCAGGCGGTGTTCCGCTTCGGCTCGATCGAACTCGTCACCAAGCTGATCGACGGCAAGTTCCCCGACTACGAGCGCGTCATCCCGCAGAACCATCCGCGCATGGTCACCTTCGACCGCCAGCCGCTGCTCGCCTCGCTGCAACGCGCCGCCATCCTCACCAACGAGAAATTCCGCGGCGTGCGCATGGTGCTCGGCGAGGGCGCGCTCAAGATCATCAGCTCCAACACCGAGCAGGAAGAAGCGCAGGAAGAGCTGGAGATCGACTACCACGACACCCCGCTCGACATCGGCTTCAACGTCACCTACCTGCTCGACGTGCTCAACAACCTGTCGTCCGAGCAGGTGGAATGGCGCTTCAACGACGGCAACTCCAGCGCGCTCGTCACGCTGCCGGGCAACGACAAGTTCAAGTACGTCGTGATGCCGATGCGCATCTAG
- a CDS encoding restriction endonuclease subunit S: MIPSDWHVKRLGEIGEALIGLTYKPTEVRDHGTLVLRSSNIQNDALAFDDNVFVHADIPDRIKVRPNDVLICVRNGSRDLIGKSALLDERTKGMTFGAFMAVYRSPIGKLASYLFQSPILKRQISEHLGATINQITNKSLNAFLAPVPPSGAEQRAIATALSDVDALIDGLTRLIAKKRDLKQAAMQQLLTGQTRLPGFSGEWEVKLLGDIAHIKTGSRNNEDKIEDGAYPFYVRSATVERINSYSHDCEAVLVPGEGQIGNIFHYINGRFDVHQRVYAITQFADSVSGRYVHLYMSQHFGTWAMQNTVKATVDSLRLPTFQTFEIRLPPTLEEQTVIATILADMDAELAALEARLTKTRALKQAMMSELLTGKTRLPT; encoded by the coding sequence GTGATTCCGTCAGACTGGCATGTTAAGCGCCTTGGTGAAATTGGCGAGGCTCTGATCGGGCTCACCTACAAACCGACAGAGGTTCGGGATCATGGGACGCTTGTTCTACGATCGTCGAATATCCAGAACGATGCGCTTGCTTTTGATGACAATGTTTTTGTCCATGCGGACATTCCGGATCGCATCAAGGTGCGTCCAAACGATGTGCTTATCTGCGTCAGGAATGGCAGCCGTGATCTGATTGGAAAATCCGCGCTACTGGATGAGCGGACAAAAGGAATGACATTTGGGGCATTCATGGCGGTTTACCGCAGCCCCATTGGAAAACTTGCCAGCTACCTGTTCCAGTCACCAATTCTTAAGCGTCAAATCAGCGAACATCTCGGCGCGACAATCAACCAGATAACGAACAAAAGCCTCAATGCGTTTCTGGCTCCCGTACCTCCCTCAGGGGCGGAACAACGCGCCATCGCCACCGCCCTGTCAGATGTGGATGCGCTGATCGACGGCTTGACCCGGCTGATCGCCAAGAAGCGGGATCTCAAACAGGCCGCCATGCAGCAACTCCTTACCGGCCAAACCCGCCTGCCGGGATTTAGTGGGGAGTGGGAGGTGAAGCTACTAGGGGATATCGCCCACATCAAAACCGGAAGCCGTAACAACGAAGACAAAATCGAGGACGGGGCATATCCCTTCTATGTACGGTCGGCTACCGTAGAGCGTATCAATAGCTACTCGCATGACTGCGAAGCGGTCTTGGTGCCTGGCGAGGGTCAGATCGGCAACATTTTCCACTACATCAACGGGCGTTTCGACGTTCATCAACGTGTCTATGCGATAACGCAATTCGCGGATAGTGTCTCTGGACGGTACGTTCATCTCTACATGTCACAGCACTTTGGCACCTGGGCTATGCAGAACACGGTGAAGGCGACGGTCGACTCCCTTCGTTTACCGACGTTTCAGACTTTCGAGATACGTCTGCCACCAACATTGGAAGAACAAACCGTCATAGCCACCATCCTCGCCGACATGGACGCTGAACTGGCCGCCCTTGAAGCCCGCCTCACCAAAACCCGCGCCTTGAAGCAGGCTATGATGTCGGAATTGCTAACCGGGAAGACCCGACTACCAACCTGA
- the dnaA gene encoding chromosomal replication initiator protein DnaA has product MNQDFWPFCLARLEQELPQQQFNTWIKTLQAAESDADGAVALTLTAPNRFVLQWVRERYMRRIGELGEEFHGQPIQLELQLPVAGAKSAPVAPARVRPAGANGGAAANSPMAPPVSEAAPPQIIVRPSEPEPVSANELAYDKTRLNADFTFDTLVTGRANDLARAAAMQVAQNPGTSYNPLFVYGGVGLGKTHLVHAIGNAVYRHNPRMVIRYVHVEDYYADVVRAYQQKSFDAFKRYYRSLDMLIIDDIQFFNNKNRTQEEFFHAFNALTEAKKQIVITCDTYPKDIQGLEDRLISRFDWGLTVQIEPPELEMRVAILQKKAEALRVSVDDDVAFLIAKNLRSNVRELEGALNKVVAYARFHGRGISLEVAKEALKDLLHAHNRQLSIEHIQKTVADYYKIKVADMHSKKRTRVIARPRQVAMWLAKELTPMSLPAIGEAFGGRDHTTVLHACRTITELRLGDHQLNHDVHVLTQVLRG; this is encoded by the coding sequence GTGAACCAAGACTTCTGGCCCTTCTGCCTCGCCCGTCTCGAACAGGAACTGCCCCAGCAGCAGTTCAATACCTGGATCAAGACGCTGCAGGCGGCGGAAAGCGACGCCGACGGGGCGGTGGCGCTGACGCTCACCGCGCCCAACCGCTTCGTGCTGCAGTGGGTGCGCGAGCGCTACATGCGCCGCATCGGCGAACTGGGCGAGGAGTTCCACGGCCAGCCGATCCAGCTCGAACTGCAGCTTCCGGTGGCGGGCGCCAAGTCTGCCCCGGTGGCGCCGGCGCGGGTACGCCCGGCGGGGGCCAATGGCGGCGCGGCGGCCAATTCGCCCATGGCGCCGCCGGTGAGCGAAGCCGCCCCGCCGCAGATCATCGTGCGGCCGTCGGAGCCGGAACCGGTTTCCGCCAACGAGCTGGCGTACGACAAGACCCGGCTCAATGCCGATTTCACGTTCGACACCCTGGTCACCGGCCGTGCCAACGACCTCGCCCGCGCCGCTGCCATGCAGGTGGCGCAGAACCCGGGCACGTCCTACAACCCGCTGTTCGTATACGGCGGCGTCGGCCTGGGCAAGACCCACCTGGTGCACGCCATCGGCAACGCGGTATACCGCCACAACCCGCGCATGGTGATCCGCTACGTTCACGTCGAGGACTACTACGCCGACGTCGTGCGCGCCTACCAGCAGAAGAGCTTCGACGCGTTCAAGCGCTACTACCGCTCGCTCGACATGCTGATCATCGACGACATCCAGTTCTTCAATAACAAGAACCGGACGCAGGAAGAGTTCTTCCACGCCTTCAACGCGCTCACCGAAGCCAAGAAGCAGATCGTCATCACCTGCGACACCTACCCGAAGGACATCCAGGGCCTGGAAGACCGGCTGATCTCGCGCTTCGACTGGGGCCTGACCGTGCAGATCGAGCCGCCGGAACTCGAAATGCGCGTCGCCATCCTGCAGAAGAAGGCCGAGGCGCTGCGCGTTTCCGTGGACGACGACGTTGCCTTCCTGATCGCCAAGAACCTGCGTTCCAACGTGCGCGAACTCGAAGGCGCGCTCAACAAGGTGGTCGCCTACGCCCGCTTCCACGGCCGCGGCATCTCGCTCGAAGTCGCCAAGGAAGCGTTGAAGGACCTGCTGCACGCCCACAACCGCCAGCTCTCCATCGAGCACATCCAGAAGACGGTCGCGGACTACTACAAGATCAAGGTCGCCGACATGCACTCCAAGAAGCGCACGCGCGTCATTGCGCGGCCGCGCCAGGTGGCGATGTGGCTGGCCAAGGAACTCACGCCGATGTCGCTGCCGGCCATCGGCGAAGCCTTCGGCGGCCGCGACCACACCACCGTGCTGCACGCCTGCCGCACCATCACCGAGCTGCGCCTCGGCGACCACCAGTTGAACCACGACGTCCATGTGCTAACCCAGGTGCTGCGGGGTTAA